Sequence from the Candidatus Eisenbacteria bacterium genome:
GGAATAGTGTGTGCATCCCGGAGTATAGACTCTCGGGGCTTCGCCACCGCTGACTTCCAAGCGAGCGGGGACTGGATCCAACTGGAGGGGAACGCCATCGACGACGATCCCAGGGATGGGCGGGTCCGTCACCCTCACGGCTGACGGCAGTGAATCTGATCCGTTGGCGGTCCTAATCTGCACGTCCAGAGGGCCCCGGACTGACGAGGGCACCGTGAAACTCGCCTGCAGGGACGTTGGCTGGCTGGACGAGAGGGAATCCGCAATGAGCGCTATCCCAGCTTCCCGATTGGTCAAGGCAACCAGCCGCGGGTCCGCAAGCGCGCTACCTCGGAGAGTCAATCACGCTGTCTGGTTTGGGAAGAGCCGTATCGGCGAAACCGCGGAGAGGTTGGGGGTAATTGACCCGGCGCACTCCCACATCAGTGAATCGTTCCCCGCTTCAATCGGAACGCAGTCCTTCTCCGCGTTTGTGTCCACGAGCACGACATAGGCACCGGTCGGGGGGAAGCCGCACGGGATATGGTGGTTCGCGGCAATCAGGAAACCGAGCGGTCCGCTTGAGTCCGCGAGGTCCCCCTGGCACCCGCCGGTGGATGCGCCGCTGAGATCCAGGCTGAATGCAAGAACCGCGTACTCCCTCGTGCAGTCCCGCGCGACGCCCGCAGCCCCCGCACAAGAAAGCCAGACAGTGGCGGTGCTATCCGGGGCGATGCAGGGGTTCTCGGCGAATTGGTAGTACATCCCGCCCTGCGTCTGCGCAAGACTTGGCACAGCGCTGCCGGACGTGAACAAGTTCGGGTAATTCGTGCCGCCAAATCCGCCCCGCCGGAAGTCCACGGCGGCCTCGGCGCAACCGCCTCCCTGGAACTGCCAGGCGGGCGGTAGGAAGCCCGAGCAGCCCTGCACCGTGAGCTGAACATCGGCACCGCGGACATACTTTACACCCTTCACGGTCACGACCAACTGCACCGTGGCGGCGGTGGAGTTTCGGGCGGTGTCCCCCTGGCCCGTTCCCACTTGCCAGTACATCCTCGCGGTCGCTCCCGCGTTCTGCCCGGCCATCGCGTCTCGGACACCAAGTACCAGAACGAGCGCCGCTGCGGCCGTGGCGAACACTCTGGCTTTCATGATACTCCTTCCGTTTCCCATGCGGAAAAGCAAGAAGCGGCGACCCGATGGCTCCGCTGAGCCCGCAGTTCGCCGCCACGCTGCATTCCAGAGGCGCACACGCTGCCCCCTCAATCAACCCGCTGCTCGATATCTCGCGGGTCTCCCGAGAGAGTACCCCCCCCCAGTAATGAGTGGGCAGGCGCAAATACAGGGGCTCCGCCCCCACGAAGTCCAGCCTAGCTTGGGCCAGACCTGCCCGGCGGCAGGCTGCCCGAACCTCGAGCGAAGGTCGCGCCCGGCAGCTCTGCTGGCCAGAGACCCGCTGAGTTCCTGGTACTTCAAACCATCGCATGAGTGGCCACGCGCTCCGAAAGCTCCCCCGCCACCCGCCCCGCACCCCTCAGGCGTTTCGTGTACACTCCCCGCCATGTCCCTGACCGAGACCTTCCTCAACCTCACCCCCGAAGGCATCCTCGACGCCGTGGAAGTCTACGGCCGCCGGGCCACCGGCCGGGTGGTGGCCCTCAACAGCATGGAAAACCGGGTCTACGACGTGGAGCTGGAGGACGGCGAGCGCGTGGTGGCCAAGTTCTACCGGCCGGGCCGCTGGACGGCCGAGGCCATCCTGGACGAGCACGCCTTCCTGGCCGACCTGGCCGCCGAGGGCGTGCCCACGCCCGCCCCCCTGCCGCTGGCCGACGGGCGCACGCTGGGAGAGCGCGACGGCATCCTGTTCGCCCTGTGGCCGAGGGTGCGGGGACGGATGGTGGAGGAGCCCAGCGAGGCCGACCTCCGCAGCCTGGGCGCGCTGCTGGCCCAGCTGCACAACGTGGGCGCCCGCCGCGGAGCGCCCCACCGCATGCGCGTGAACCCCGACACCTACGGGCGGCAGAACCTGACGTTCCTGGAGGCCAACAAGCTGGTGCCGGAGAGTGCCTGGCCCCGCTACCGCGACACCGCCAACCGCATCCTCGACGCCATCCAGCCGCTGTTCGAGGGGATTGCAGAGCAGCGCATCCACGGGGATTGCCACCGCGGCAACCTCCTGTGGGACGGGCGCGACTTCTTCTTCGTGGACTTCGACGACATGCTCAACGGTCCGCCGGTGCAGGACGTATGGCTGCTGGCGCCGGGGCGCGACGCGGAGGGGCTGGCGCAGCGCAAGGCGCTGCTGGAAGGCTACGAGGCGCTGCGGGAGTTCGACCGCGACACGCTCGTGCTCGCGGAACCGCTGCGCGCGCTGCGCATCATCCACTACAGCGCCTGGATCGCGCGCCGCTGGGAGGACGCCGCCTTCAAGCGGGTGTTCCCGCACTTCGGCACGGTCAGGTACTGGCAGCAGGAGACGCAGGATCTGATGGAGCAGTTGAGTGTGATCCTGGGGCTGGAGTAGCGGGGGAAGTCTCGAAGTGCCGCGGCGTGCGAGGATGCTGCCGCGCGCCGACCTGCGCCGGACTCGCGGCGGCCGGCTACCCTTCCGAACCCAGTCGCTCCCACTCCGAGAAAAGCCGCGCCAGCTCGGTGTCCTGCTCTCCGGCGACCGCCTGCAGCTGCGCCAGCTTGGCCCAGTTCATGGCGTTTGCGGGGTCGGCCATCTCCTCGGTCAGCGCGGCGCGGCGGCGCTCCAACTGGGCGATCTTCTCCTCCAGCTTCTCGAGGTCCCGCTTGTGCTGCCGCTCCAGGGCCGCGGCGCGACGGCGCTCGGCGCCCGGCGCCTGGTCGCGGGAAGTATCCGCGGCGGCCCGGCGTGCCGCCCGCTCGGACGCGGCGGCCGTCGCCTTCTCCGCCTCCGCCCGGCGCGCCTCGCGCTTCTCCCGCCACTCCGAGTAGGCGCCGTCGAACACTTCCACGCGCCCGTCCCCCACCACCCACAGCGTGTCGGCCACCTGGTCCAGCAGGTACCGGTCGTGGCTGGCCAGCAGCAGCGTGCCGCTGAAGCGGGCGAGCGCGCGGGCGAGGGACTCCTGGGGGCCGAGGTCCAGGTGGTTGGTGGGCTCGTCCAGCATCAGCACGTTGGCGCCGGTCAGGATCAGGCGGGCCAGCGCCAGGCGGCTCTTCTCCCCGCCCGAGAGCGTGGAGACCGGGCGGAAGACCTCGTCGCCGCGAAAGTCGAACCGGCCCAGGAAGGTGCGCATGGTCTCCTGGCTCTCCAGCGGCAGCACGCTCCACACCTCGTCCAGCACGCTGTTGTGCGAGGAGAGCTGCTCGTGCCGCTGGTCGTAGTAGCCGGGCTTCACGCGGCTGCCCAGCACGATCTCCCCCGCCTCCGGCGGCTCGCTGCGCGCCAGCGTGCGAAGCAAGGTGGACTTGCCCGAGCCGTTGGGCCCCACGATGCCGATCTTGCGCCCCCGCGTCACGCGCAGGTCCACGCGGTCCAGGACCACGTTGTCGTCGAAGCGCCGGGTGAGGCCGCGCACCACCAGCACCTGCTCGCCTGTCCCGGAGGCCTCGAAGAAGCGCAGGTCGGCGGCATCCTTCTCCGTTTCCGGGCGCACCAGCGCCTGGCGGCGCGCCAGCTGCTTGCGGCGGGACTGGGCCTGCTTGGTCTTCTGCCCGTAGATGTTCCTACGGATGAAGTCCTCGATTCGCTCCCGGTCCCGCTTCTCGAGCGTGTAGGCCCGCGCCGCCTGCTGCTGCGCCACGGCCTTCTGCTCGCGGTACTCGGTGTAGTCGCCCTGCCAGAACGTGACGCCGCCGGACTCCACCTCCGCCACGCGGTCCACCAGCGCGTCCAGGAAGGCGCGGTCGTGCGCGATCAGCACGATGGCCCCGTCGAACTGCTGCAGGCGCTCCTCCAGCCACTCGGTGGTCTCGAGGTCCAGGTGGTTGGTGGGCTCGTCCAACAGCAGCAGCTCGGGATCCCCCAGCCACAGACGCGCCAGCCGCAGGCGCGTCCGCTGCCCGCCGGAGAGCGCCCCCACGGGAAGCGTCCAGCTCGACTCGGGCAGGCCGATCTCGGCCAGCGCGCGCTCCACCCGCGACTCGATGGTGTAGCCGCCCTCGTGGCGGTAGCGCTCCTCCACGTGGCCGAGGCGCTCCAGGACCTCGTGGGCGTCGTCCCCGTCGGGGGTGAGCGTGGTCAGGAGACGGTGCAGCTCCTCGCGCTCCGCCTCCAGTTCGGCCAGCGACTCCAGCCCGGCGGCCACCGCCTCTCGCGCGCTCAGGCCGGGATCCAGGTCCTGGTCCATCTGGTGGTGCACCGCCACGCGCAGTCCCGGGCGGCGCCACACGGTGCCCTCGGAGGGCTGCAGCTCGCCGGCCAGGATGCGCAGCAGCGTGGTCTTGCCCGCGCCGTTGCGGCCGACCAGCGCCCAGCGGGTGCCGGGGCCGATCTGCCACTGCACGTCCTGCAGCACGTAGGTGCCGGAGTAGTGATGCGCGATGGACTGGGCGCGGAGCAGGGACATGGGTCGGGGCCTTCACGCGCGGAGCGCCCGGTGGTCCCGGGCGCTCCGGCAGCTACGGTTGTGCACTTCGGACAGGGTTACCAGGGATGCCCGGCTCTCAGGTCAGGCATTCATGCCTGACCTACCTAAGTTGCTCCGCGAGCCAGCCCCTCACCAGCGCCGGCAGCGTGGGCTCGGCCCGGAACATGTCGGTGCCGTGCCCGGCCGCCTGGAAGACCTTCACCGCGTTGCGCCCGCGGGCCAGCGAGCCCAGCCGCTTCACCGCGGCAGCGGAGGCCTCGTCGTCGGCGCTGGCCAGCAGAAAGATCGGGCGCGTGCCGTACTTCTCCATGGCCCGCTCGGTGCGCAGGCCGTGGTAGTCGAGCCCCGGCGAGAGCAGCACCACGGTGCGCACCCGCGGGTCGTTGGACGCCGCGATCAGCGCGCTGTTGGCGCCGATGCTGGCACCCACCACGCCCACGCAGGCGGTGTCCACCTCGGGCCGCGCGCGCATCCACGCCAGCGCCGCCGCGGCGTCGTCGGTGAGCTGCCGCCACTCGCGGGTGGTGAAGTCGGTGAAGTCGAGCCGCCGGCTGCCCTGCTTGCGGCTCTCGCCGTGGCCGCGGAAGTCCACCGCCAGCACCCGGAAGCCCGCGGTCGAAAGCTCGGCGGCCACCGGCTGCCAGTCGGCGCGCCGGCCGCCCACCATGTGCAGCAGCAGCACCGCCGGACCGCGGCCCTCGCCGGCCCACCAGGTGCCCGCGAGTTCCACGCCGTCGGGCGTGGCCAGGGTGACCGCCTGACCCGGCATCTTAGCGTCCGCCTCCCGCGCAGGCGCGCCCGCCGCGCAGGCCGGGCCCACCGCGAAAGCCAGTGCCACCGCGAAAGTCAGTCCCACCACGGTCATACAGAGAAAACCGCCGAGTCTCGTGAGCATGTCGTGCACCTCCACTCCTTGGACGCGCCGGGGCCCCGCGGCGTTGGCAGGACCGGCAAGTCACGGCGTCTCGCCGGGTTGCGCGGCGCGCAGCCGGGCCTTGAGCGCGGCCAGCTGCTTCAGGCGCTCGGCGATCCGCGCCTCCACCCCCTGGTCGGTGGGCTCGTACAACCTGATGTTCGCCAGCGCCTCCGGCAGGTAGCTCTGCGCGTTCACGTGCCCGGGGAACTCGTGCGAGTACTCGTAGTCGCGCCCGTAGCCCAGGTCCTTCATCAGCCGCGTGGGCGCGTTGCGGATGTGGTGCGGAACCGGTTCCCCCGGCAGCTCCCGCACCGCCTTCTCCGCGCGCTGCCACGCCTGGTACACGGCGTTGCTCTTGGGTGCGACGGCCAGGTACAGGCACGCCTCGGCCAGCGCCAGTTCGCCCTCCGGCGAGCCCAGGAAATGATACGACTCCATGGCGTGGAGCGCCACGGCCAGCGCGTTGGGGTCGGCCAGGCCCACGTCCTCGGAGGCGAATCGCACCAGGCGGCGGGCCACGTACAGCGGCTCCTCGCCGCTCACCAGCATGCGCGTCATCCAGTACAGCGCGGCGTCCGGGTCACTGCCCCGCAGGCTCTTGTGGAGCGCGGAAATGAGGTTGTAGTGCTCCTCGCCGGCCTTGTCGTAGAGCAGGGACTTCTGCTGCAGCGCGCGCTCGGCCAGCTCCAGGTCCACGCTGCCGCAGTGACCCGCCAGGCGGGCGGCGATCTCCAGCGCGTTGAGCGCCCGCCGCGCGTCGCCGTCAGCCACCCGGGCGAAGTGGCGCAGCGCCTCCGGCGAGGCCTTCAGCTCCATGCGTGCCAGCCCGCGCTCCGCGTCGGCCAGGGCCCGCCCCAGGATGGCGACGATGTTCTCTTCCGAGAGCCGCTCCAGCACGTACACCCGCGCCCGGCTCAGGAGCGCCGAGTTGACCTCGAAGGAGGGGTTCTCGGTGGTGGCGCCCATGAGCACCACCGTGCCGTTCTCCACCCACGGCAGGAACGCATCCTGCTGGGCCTTGTTGAAGCGGTGGATCTCGTCCACGAACAGCACCGTGGGGCGCCCGCTCGCGCGCATGCGCTCCGCGGCGGCCTTCACCACGGCACGTATCTCGGCCACCCCGGAGGTCACCGCGCTGTAGGCCTCGAAGCGACTGCGGGTGCGCTCGGCCAGGATGCGCGCCAGGGTGGTCTTGCCGGTGCCCGGGGGGCCCCAGAAGATCATGTTGTGCGGCTGGTCCTGCAGCAGCGCCTCGCGCAGCGGGGCCCCGGGGCCCAGCACCGATTCCTGCCCCACGAACTCGTCCAGGGTGCGCGGGCGCATGCGGTCGGCCAGCGGCGCGTGCTCCGACGCGCCCGGCCGGCCGCGCGCGCCACCCGGCCCGCCCGGCCCGCCGGCCGCCCCTTCCCCGCCGGGACCGCCCTCCACGCCGGGGCCGAACAGAGGCTCCTGCCCGCTCATCCGGCCTCCCCCTCGAAGCACAGCCGGCACTCGCGCGAGCGCGGGCCGTCGAACTCGCAGAAGAAGACCGCCTGCCAGGGCCCTAAGTCCAGCGTGCCGTCCCGCACCGGCACCCGCGCCGAGGCTCCCACCAGGGTGGACAGGATGTGGGCGTCGGAATTGCCCTCGGCGTGCCGGTACCCGCCTTGGTGCGGGACGAGGCGCGCGAATGTGCGCAGCATGTCGTCGGCCACGTCCGGATCGTACCCCTCGTTGATGGTGATCCCGGCGGTGGTGTGCGGGCAGAATACCGTGAGCACGCCGTCGCGCAGGCGCCGCTCCCCCGCCCAGGCGCGCAGCCGCCCGGTGAGGTCCACCATCTGGGTGTGAGCGGAGGTTTCCACCCCCAGCGTGTCGAAGATCATGGCCTTGCCTCCAGCCGGGTGACGGCGCGCCTTGCCGTGCGCGGGAAGGTCCCGCGCGCCCTGCGTCCACCGCGTCAGGCGCGCGCCACCCCCACGCACCGCACCTTCTCCGCCCCCGCGGACTTCAGCGCTTCCACCGCGGCCGAAAGCGTGGCCCCGGTGGTGACCACGTCGTCCACCAGCGCCACCCGCCGGCCGCGCAGCAGCTCCGGCCTGCGGGCCTCGAAGGCCCCGGCGAGGTTCCGGCGCCGCTCCAGCGGATCGAGGCGTGTCTGCGTGGGCGTGCGCCGCGCGCGCGCCAGGGCGTCTTCGATGCAGGGGAGTCCGGCCTCGCGCGCCGCAAGCCGGGCCAGGAGCGCGGCCTGGTTGTACCCACGCCGGGCCTCGGCGGCCGGGTGCAGCGGCACCGGCAGCACCAGGTCCACGGCGAGGCCGCCCGTCAGCAGCTGCCCCAGCGCCGGGCCCCAGGTCTCCGCCAGCCGGGTCACGCCCCGGTACTTGAACTGGTGGATGAGCGCGGGCATGGGCGCGCGCATCCAGAACAGGCAGCGGGCCCGGAAGTCCTCGTGCGCGGCGCGCGCACAGGCGGCCTGCAGCAGGTGTCGGGGGCGGCCCTCCTGCGCCCCGCCGCAGCGCAGGCAGAAGCGGGCGCCGTCGTCGGCCAGCGCGGCCAGGCACGCGGGGCACACCGCCCCGGGGTGATCCGATTCGGCGGCGCAGCCCGCGCAGACCGGCGGGCTCAGCGCCTCAGCGGCGAGCGCGCCGAGTTCCGCCCACAGGCTTCGCCATGCGGCGGAGGCGGCGAGGCGCGCGCGCCGATTTCGCACCGCTCCGGGCGGGGCCGCCCGGCGGAGACTTTCCGGCCGTTCCCGCTCCCGCCCCGGACTCGACCATCTCACGATCCCACCCCCCCGCCCACAGCATCCACTCCAGGGGATCCTTCCCGGTCCAGATCCTGAACGAGCGCGCCGCCTGGCAGATCAGCATCCCCAGCCCGGAGAACGCCGTGATGCCCCGGGCCCGCAGCGCCGTGCGCCACGGGGTCGGCGCGCCATACACGAAGTCCACCGCCACCGCGTCCGCGCGCAGCCACGCGGGCGGGCACGGCATGCCGCGCCCGGAGCCGGAGCCCAGGGTGGTGGCATTCAGCACCGTGCGCGCCGAGCGCAGCGCGCGCGCCGCGGCTTCCGAGCCGCGCGCCAGGATCTCCAGCGAGCTCCCCGCACCCACGTCGTCCGCATGCGCCAGCGCGCGCGCCACCCCGTGCGGGTCGCGAGTAATCAGCCTCAGGCGCAGCCCGCCCCGGCGCAGCAGCGCCACCGCCGCACTCCGCGCGCTGCCGCCACCGCCCAGGAGCGCCAGCGGCCCGCACGCCGGGTCGTGGGCGGCGCGCGCGAGCGCGTCCAGGAGGCCCTCGCCGTCGGTGGTGTGCCCGGTCCACCCGGAGCCGGCGCGCACCAGCGTGTTCACCGACC
This genomic interval carries:
- a CDS encoding ABC-F family ATP-binding cassette domain-containing protein; translation: MSLLRAQSIAHHYSGTYVLQDVQWQIGPGTRWALVGRNGAGKTTLLRILAGELQPSEGTVWRRPGLRVAVHHQMDQDLDPGLSAREAVAAGLESLAELEAEREELHRLLTTLTPDGDDAHEVLERLGHVEERYRHEGGYTIESRVERALAEIGLPESSWTLPVGALSGGQRTRLRLARLWLGDPELLLLDEPTNHLDLETTEWLEERLQQFDGAIVLIAHDRAFLDALVDRVAEVESGGVTFWQGDYTEYREQKAVAQQQAARAYTLEKRDRERIEDFIRRNIYGQKTKQAQSRRKQLARRQALVRPETEKDAADLRFFEASGTGEQVLVVRGLTRRFDDNVVLDRVDLRVTRGRKIGIVGPNGSGKSTLLRTLARSEPPEAGEIVLGSRVKPGYYDQRHEQLSSHNSVLDEVWSVLPLESQETMRTFLGRFDFRGDEVFRPVSTLSGGEKSRLALARLILTGANVLMLDEPTNHLDLGPQESLARALARFSGTLLLASHDRYLLDQVADTLWVVGDGRVEVFDGAYSEWREKREARRAEAEKATAAASERAARRAAADTSRDQAPGAERRRAAALERQHKRDLEKLEEKIAQLERRRAALTEEMADPANAMNWAKLAQLQAVAGEQDTELARLFSEWERLGSEG
- a CDS encoding serine/threonine protein kinase; protein product: MSLTETFLNLTPEGILDAVEVYGRRATGRVVALNSMENRVYDVELEDGERVVAKFYRPGRWTAEAILDEHAFLADLAAEGVPTPAPLPLADGRTLGERDGILFALWPRVRGRMVEEPSEADLRSLGALLAQLHNVGARRGAPHRMRVNPDTYGRQNLTFLEANKLVPESAWPRYRDTANRILDAIQPLFEGIAEQRIHGDCHRGNLLWDGRDFFFVDFDDMLNGPPVQDVWLLAPGRDAEGLAQRKALLEGYEALREFDRDTLVLAEPLRALRIIHYSAWIARRWEDAAFKRVFPHFGTVRYWQQETQDLMEQLSVILGLE
- a CDS encoding ComF family protein, translated to MCPACLAALADDGARFCLRCGGAQEGRPRHLLQAACARAAHEDFRARCLFWMRAPMPALIHQFKYRGVTRLAETWGPALGQLLTGGLAVDLVLPVPLHPAAEARRGYNQAALLARLAAREAGLPCIEDALARARRTPTQTRLDPLERRRNLAGAFEARRPELLRGRRVALVDDVVTTGATLSAAVEALKSAGAEKVRCVGVARA
- a CDS encoding shikimate dehydrogenase, with product MPAVDASTALYGVAGWPLRDTLSPRLHNAAFTALGIPAVYVPLRVRPERGDGLIAALETLGMSGANVTVPHKEAAFRGCDRLSPAARAARSVNTLVRAGSGWTGHTTDGEGLLDALARAAHDPACGPLALLGGGGSARSAAVALLRRGGLRLRLITRDPHGVARALAHADDVGAGSSLEILARGSEAAARALRSARTVLNATTLGSGSGRGMPCPPAWLRADAVAVDFVYGAPTPWRTALRARGITAFSGLGMLICQAARSFRIWTGKDPLEWMLWAGGWDREMVESGAGAGTAGKSPPGGPARSGAKSARAPRRLRRMAKPVGGTRRARR
- a CDS encoding alpha/beta fold hydrolase, giving the protein MLTRLGGFLCMTVVGLTFAVALAFAVGPACAAGAPAREADAKMPGQAVTLATPDGVELAGTWWAGEGRGPAVLLLHMVGGRRADWQPVAAELSTAGFRVLAVDFRGHGESRKQGSRRLDFTDFTTREWRQLTDDAAAALAWMRARPEVDTACVGVVGASIGANSALIAASNDPRVRTVVLLSPGLDYHGLRTERAMEKYGTRPIFLLASADDEASAAAVKRLGSLARGRNAVKVFQAAGHGTDMFRAEPTLPALVRGWLAEQLR
- a CDS encoding replication-associated recombination protein A, giving the protein MSGQEPLFGPGVEGGPGGEGAAGGPGGPGGARGRPGASEHAPLADRMRPRTLDEFVGQESVLGPGAPLREALLQDQPHNMIFWGPPGTGKTTLARILAERTRSRFEAYSAVTSGVAEIRAVVKAAAERMRASGRPTVLFVDEIHRFNKAQQDAFLPWVENGTVVLMGATTENPSFEVNSALLSRARVYVLERLSEENIVAILGRALADAERGLARMELKASPEALRHFARVADGDARRALNALEIAARLAGHCGSVDLELAERALQQKSLLYDKAGEEHYNLISALHKSLRGSDPDAALYWMTRMLVSGEEPLYVARRLVRFASEDVGLADPNALAVALHAMESYHFLGSPEGELALAEACLYLAVAPKSNAVYQAWQRAEKAVRELPGEPVPHHIRNAPTRLMKDLGYGRDYEYSHEFPGHVNAQSYLPEALANIRLYEPTDQGVEARIAERLKQLAALKARLRAAQPGETP
- a CDS encoding YjbQ family protein; its protein translation is MIFDTLGVETSAHTQMVDLTGRLRAWAGERRLRDGVLTVFCPHTTAGITINEGYDPDVADDMLRTFARLVPHQGGYRHAEGNSDAHILSTLVGASARVPVRDGTLDLGPWQAVFFCEFDGPRSRECRLCFEGEAG